In Desulfovibrio sp. 86, the following proteins share a genomic window:
- a CDS encoding bifunctional nuclease family protein produces MVEMNVFGLTIDPQTKTPIVMLREVDGETILPVWVGAMEAMAVSLVLNKENLPRPLTHDLLLMTLRALKASLTRVEITDLKDGVFFALLVLQGPDGRVRVDCRPSDAIALAMRAEAPIMVNEDVLRRAAEAQEKAEQRLNEEVLSPVPDAATDMVRKAGARKEADMLHSQLLRGTALPDGIDPEEDRRFREMLRSLEPVSRRKM; encoded by the coding sequence ATGGTAGAGATGAACGTCTTCGGCCTGACCATTGATCCGCAGACCAAGACCCCCATAGTAATGTTGCGGGAAGTGGACGGAGAAACCATCCTGCCCGTCTGGGTCGGCGCCATGGAGGCCATGGCCGTTTCTCTTGTGCTCAACAAGGAAAATCTGCCCCGGCCGCTGACCCATGACCTTTTGCTTATGACGCTCAGGGCGCTCAAGGCTTCTCTGACGCGTGTGGAAATCACCGACCTTAAAGACGGCGTCTTTTTTGCCCTGCTTGTGCTGCAAGGGCCGGACGGGCGCGTGCGTGTGGACTGTCGCCCATCTGACGCCATTGCCCTGGCCATGCGGGCCGAAGCCCCCATCATGGTGAATGAGGATGTTTTGCGCCGGGCTGCCGAAGCTCAGGAAAAAGCGGAACAGCGCCTCAACGAAGAAGTGTTGTCTCCTGTGCCGGACGCGGCTACCGACATGGTGCGCAAAGCTGGCGCCCGCAAGGAGGCCGACATGCTGCACAGCCAGTTGCTGCGTGGCACGGCCCTGCCGGATGGCATCGATCCGGAAGAAGACCGCAGGTTTCGCGAAATGCTGCGCTCGCTTGAGCCTGTATCGCGGCGTAAAATGTGA
- the miaB gene encoding tRNA (N6-isopentenyl adenosine(37)-C2)-methylthiotransferase MiaB has translation MTEKTYHIMTFGCQMNVHDSQWLGRALTARGFMEAPLEEAQVVVVNTCSVREKPEQKVMSALGRIRQVTAGNPDVLVGVAGCVAQQLGEAFFTKESQVRLVAGSDGISGAPAAIERLLEEPGLKLSLLDFTSHYAEREAGPETAEGPSDPVAYINIMQGCDNFCAYCIVPFTRGRQKSRSSTAILEECRAVLDKGAREISLLGQNVNAFGQDKSGDGTSFAQLLRQIAALPGLERLRYVTPHPKDMGPEDIAAFAELPQLCPRLHLPLQAGSDAVLKSMRRRYDSTTFLQLVEALRAARPDIALSTDLIVGFPGETEDDFQATLDMMRACAFMSSFSFIYSDRPGARAALFPDKIPAEVAQDRLMRLQALQDELGARWLAGRLDGQAQSTLLLEGPSPKTSEGQEPSWQGRDPYGVPVHVPLPAGIDHTGRLVQVTVTEAKKHSLMAVRAGEPW, from the coding sequence ATGACTGAAAAAACCTATCATATCATGACGTTCGGTTGTCAGATGAACGTGCACGACTCCCAATGGCTGGGCCGTGCCCTTACCGCTCGGGGCTTTATGGAAGCCCCGCTGGAAGAAGCCCAGGTGGTCGTGGTCAACACGTGTTCCGTGCGGGAAAAGCCGGAACAAAAGGTCATGAGCGCTCTTGGGCGCATCCGTCAGGTCACGGCTGGAAACCCGGATGTTCTGGTTGGCGTTGCAGGCTGTGTGGCGCAGCAACTGGGTGAAGCCTTTTTCACAAAAGAAAGCCAGGTGCGCCTCGTGGCTGGCAGCGATGGCATCAGCGGCGCTCCTGCGGCCATCGAACGCCTGCTTGAAGAGCCCGGGCTGAAGCTTTCACTGCTGGACTTCACAAGCCACTACGCGGAACGCGAAGCCGGGCCGGAAACAGCCGAAGGCCCGTCCGACCCTGTGGCCTATATAAATATCATGCAGGGCTGCGACAACTTCTGCGCCTACTGCATCGTGCCCTTTACGCGGGGGCGTCAAAAATCGCGCTCCTCAACGGCCATTCTCGAAGAATGCCGGGCCGTTCTTGACAAGGGAGCACGAGAGATCAGTCTGCTTGGGCAAAACGTCAACGCCTTCGGCCAGGACAAAAGCGGCGACGGCACAAGCTTTGCGCAACTGCTGCGGCAGATTGCCGCCCTTCCTGGGCTTGAGCGCCTGCGCTATGTGACCCCGCATCCCAAAGACATGGGTCCTGAGGACATCGCGGCCTTTGCCGAACTGCCGCAACTGTGCCCACGCCTGCACCTGCCGCTTCAGGCTGGCTCCGACGCGGTACTCAAGAGCATGCGCCGCCGCTATGACAGCACAACCTTTTTGCAGTTGGTGGAGGCCCTGCGCGCCGCACGGCCGGATATCGCGCTGTCCACAGACCTTATTGTGGGCTTTCCGGGTGAAACTGAGGATGATTTTCAGGCAACGCTCGACATGATGCGCGCCTGTGCCTTCATGTCCAGCTTCTCGTTCATTTATTCGGACAGGCCCGGCGCAAGAGCCGCGCTTTTTCCTGACAAAATACCTGCAGAAGTGGCTCAGGACCGTTTGATGCGCCTCCAGGCGCTTCAGGACGAACTGGGGGCCCGCTGGCTCGCCGGCCGTCTGGACGGGCAGGCGCAAAGCACACTGCTGCTCGAAGGGCCAAGCCCCAAGACCAGTGAAGGACAAGAGCCCAGCTGGCAGGGGCGGGACCCCTACGGCGTGCCTGTTCATGTGCCGCTGCCCGCCGGAATCGACCACACTGGCCGCCTTGTGCAGGTAACCGTTACCGAAGCGAAAAAGCACAGCCTGATGGCCGTGCGCGCGGGGGAGCCATGGTAG
- a CDS encoding DUF5334 family protein, with protein sequence MKHLLMGAALAGILSLALCAPPVARAWDGFDADSADLVEITPDRVPFQGDTVDVRNYDSDSVETCLVESVTRNARTVELVVRTPSGTRRTLVMEGR encoded by the coding sequence ATGAAACACCTGCTTATGGGAGCGGCCCTCGCGGGCATCCTGAGTTTAGCCCTGTGCGCCCCCCCGGTTGCCCGGGCTTGGGATGGATTTGACGCGGACTCCGCTGATCTTGTGGAAATAACCCCCGACCGTGTGCCTTTTCAGGGCGACACGGTGGATGTTCGCAACTACGATTCCGATTCGGTTGAAACGTGTCTGGTTGAAAGCGTAACACGCAATGCGCGTACTGTGGAACTGGTAGTGCGCACACCTTCCGGCACCAGGCGCACTCTCGTCATGGAAGGACGCTGA
- the moaA gene encoding GTP 3',8-cyclase MoaA: MQADVNPFSLLGNRDDATVTNGGQKGGPLCHDGCSLSPLVDNHGRTVRYLRLSITDRCNLRCIYCCSNARQTYIPHPQVLRYEEMARMVSIMAAMGVVKVRLTGGEPFARKGSDEFLHMLHQRFPAMDLRITTNGTLLEPHIPLLRQIGVKAVNMSLDSFDRQTFAHVTGRDMLPAVLASLDKLLEAGIKVKINAVAMRGINDRQMDDFVHAARTMPIDLRFIEFMPMGSGTLWNEDTFWPASQIRAEAETRARLVPSRDDTGEAGPARMFAIEGGLGRLGFITAVSCHFCGSCNRLRLTSDGNLRTCLFDDREYGLRDMLRDASVTDAQIGQFVREACAEKPIGADLLASRTKGAVADKQMVGIGG, from the coding sequence ATGCAGGCAGATGTAAATCCATTTTCGCTTCTTGGCAACAGGGATGACGCTACTGTGACAAACGGCGGGCAGAAGGGCGGCCCTCTTTGCCACGACGGGTGCAGTCTTTCGCCGCTTGTGGACAACCACGGACGCACGGTGCGCTATCTGCGGCTTTCCATCACAGACCGGTGCAATCTGCGCTGTATTTACTGCTGCAGCAATGCCCGTCAGACCTATATTCCGCACCCGCAGGTGCTGCGTTATGAAGAAATGGCCCGTATGGTGTCCATCATGGCCGCCATGGGTGTGGTCAAGGTCCGCCTGACAGGAGGCGAGCCTTTTGCACGTAAAGGCAGCGATGAATTTTTGCATATGCTGCACCAGCGTTTTCCGGCCATGGATCTGAGGATTACAACCAACGGAACCTTGCTGGAACCCCATATTCCCCTGTTGCGGCAGATTGGCGTAAAAGCCGTCAACATGTCGCTGGACAGTTTTGACAGGCAGACGTTTGCGCACGTCACCGGGCGCGATATGTTGCCTGCGGTGCTGGCCTCTCTGGATAAATTGCTGGAGGCGGGAATCAAGGTTAAAATCAACGCTGTTGCCATGCGTGGCATTAATGATCGGCAAATGGACGATTTTGTTCATGCCGCCAGAACCATGCCCATTGATCTGCGTTTTATAGAATTCATGCCAATGGGCAGTGGAACCTTGTGGAATGAAGATACCTTCTGGCCTGCCTCACAGATTCGTGCAGAAGCTGAAACCCGCGCCCGGCTCGTGCCCTCGCGTGACGATACGGGCGAGGCCGGGCCAGCTCGCATGTTTGCCATTGAGGGTGGCCTGGGACGACTGGGCTTCATCACTGCGGTGAGTTGTCATTTCTGTGGCTCGTGTAACCGCCTGCGGCTGACCAGCGACGGCAACCTGCGCACATGCCTTTTTGATGACAGGGAATACGGCTTGCGCGATATGTTGCGCGATGCAAGCGTGACCGACGCCCAGATCGGGCAATTTGTGCGCGAGGCATGCGCGGAAAAACCCATTGGCGCGGACTTGCTGGCCAGCAGAACCAAGGGAGCCGTGGCTGACAAGCAGATGGTGGGTATAGGCGGCTAA
- the ruvA gene encoding Holliday junction branch migration protein RuvA: MIAYLEGRLAEIWGNACLLVTESGVGYEVALPAHTLSALPGRGEHLALYTSLAVREDALELFGFATFEERQTFEVLVSISKVGARTALSILSIYRPDDLRRIVFEEDVMALTRVSGIGKKTAQHVFLELKYKLKVDDAPQTAVLAATGQRPGSVFRDVLDGLANLGYAEDECAPMVKKLLLEEPDLDVTGALRAALKTLARGRS; the protein is encoded by the coding sequence ATGATCGCCTACCTTGAAGGCCGCCTGGCCGAAATATGGGGCAATGCCTGCCTGCTCGTCACCGAAAGCGGCGTGGGCTATGAAGTGGCCTTGCCCGCCCACACATTGTCGGCCTTGCCGGGCAGGGGCGAGCATCTTGCCTTGTATACGAGCCTTGCCGTGCGTGAAGACGCGCTGGAACTCTTTGGCTTTGCCACCTTTGAAGAACGCCAGACATTTGAAGTGCTGGTTTCCATTTCAAAAGTGGGCGCCCGCACGGCCTTGTCCATCCTTTCCATATACAGGCCCGATGATCTGCGTCGCATAGTGTTTGAAGAAGATGTGATGGCGCTCACCCGCGTGTCGGGAATAGGCAAAAAAACCGCGCAGCATGTCTTTCTGGAGCTCAAGTATAAGCTCAAGGTTGATGATGCGCCGCAGACTGCGGTGCTGGCCGCGACCGGCCAACGGCCCGGGTCGGTGTTCCGGGATGTGCTTGATGGCCTGGCCAACCTGGGCTACGCCGAGGACGAATGCGCCCCCATGGTCAAAAAACTCTTGCTTGAAGAGCCGGATCTGGATGTGACCGGCGCACTCAGAGCCGCGCTGAAGACGCTGGCCAGAGGGAGATCCTGA
- the ruvB gene encoding Holliday junction branch migration DNA helicase RuvB, translated as MADFCEPECPVNIDESVRPHSLDDFIGQDDLRANLRVFLDAARERGKALDHTLFYGNPGLGKTTLAQIMAAELGVNLVCTSGPVLERSGDLAAILTNLNRHDILFVDEIHRMPIAVEEVLYPAMEDFKLDLVIGQGPAARTVKIDLEPFTLAGATTRMGLISSPLRDRFGIVARLEYYSPADLARVVQRTARILGVSITPEGAEEIGRRSRGTPRIANRLLRRVRDFALVHGNGQVTGHEASAALKRMDVDEHGLDQMDRKLLEVLIKHYDGGPVGIKTLAVACSEEVRTIEDIYEPYLIQCGFLKRTPRGRMATARAYTHLKLLLS; from the coding sequence ATGGCGGATTTTTGTGAGCCGGAGTGCCCTGTCAATATTGATGAAAGCGTGCGTCCGCACAGTTTGGATGACTTCATCGGCCAGGACGATCTGCGGGCCAATCTACGCGTATTTCTTGATGCCGCCCGCGAACGCGGCAAGGCTCTTGACCATACGCTTTTTTATGGCAACCCTGGCCTCGGCAAGACGACACTGGCCCAGATCATGGCCGCTGAGCTTGGCGTCAATCTTGTCTGCACGTCTGGCCCGGTGCTGGAACGCAGCGGGGATCTTGCCGCCATTCTTACCAATCTGAATCGCCACGACATACTTTTTGTGGACGAAATCCACCGCATGCCCATTGCGGTGGAAGAAGTTCTTTACCCTGCCATGGAAGATTTCAAGCTCGACCTTGTCATTGGGCAGGGCCCGGCAGCCCGAACGGTTAAAATCGATCTTGAGCCATTCACCCTGGCCGGGGCCACCACCCGCATGGGGCTGATCTCTTCTCCACTGCGCGACCGCTTTGGCATTGTGGCCAGGCTTGAATACTACAGCCCCGCTGATCTGGCCCGTGTTGTGCAGCGCACTGCCCGTATTCTGGGCGTGTCCATTACTCCTGAAGGGGCGGAAGAAATTGGCCGCCGCTCGCGCGGCACGCCACGTATTGCCAACCGTCTGTTGCGCCGGGTGCGCGATTTCGCGCTGGTGCATGGCAATGGACAGGTAACGGGGCATGAGGCTTCAGCGGCGCTCAAGCGTATGGATGTGGACGAACATGGCCTGGACCAGATGGATCGCAAGCTTCTTGAAGTGCTTATCAAACACTATGACGGCGGCCCTGTGGGCATAAAAACCCTGGCGGTGGCGTGCTCGGAAGAAGTGCGTACAATTGAAGATATTTACGAGCCATATCTTATCCAATGCGGGTTTCTTAAACGTACTCCGCGCGGCCGTATGGCCACTGCGCGCGCCTACACGCACTTAAAGCTTCTGCTTTCCTGA